Part of the bacterium genome, ACTGGGCACGGCGCCGATGCACGTCGGGGCCTTTTCGAGTAGCGTCGCTCTGACGCCGATCCCCCCCGTCCCGGCGCGTCCAATGCCGCCCCTGCTGCTCTCCTCCCCCTGAGTCTTCTTGGGGGGGGTGGGGGCTCTCAGCCTGCGGGCTGGAGTTCGTCGTAGAGGTCGGCGGTTCGGCTGCCCACGAGGTTCCGGCTCCAGAGCTGTTGGGCGCGATCGCGTCCGCGCATTCCCATCTCGCGGCGCAGTTCCGGGCGCTCCAGCAGCTCGATCCAGCGCTGCTTCAGTGAGGATCGGTCTCGCGCTTCCATCAGGAAGCCGGTGACTCCATCCTCGATCATCTCGGGGACTGCGCCCACGCGTGAGCCGATTACGGGAAGTCCCGCGCCCATCGCCTCCATGACGGATACGGGCATGTTCTCGACGTGCGATGGGAGGAGAAAGATCCCCGCCCGTTTCAGTGCGGAGCGCTTCTCCTGGTCGAAGACGGGTCCGAGAAAGTGAACGCTTCCCTCGATCCCCAGCTCGCGAGCGCGCTCCTCGAGTTCCGCCATTGCGCCCTCGTCTCGCTCGGCTCCAGCGAGAAGGAGCTCCATGCTCGGGTGCTGCTTCCTGGCTGCGGCCAACGCCTCCAGGGCATCGAAGTGGCCTTTCCGTTCACAAAGATTGCCCAACATGAGCGCGCTGTTGGCCTCAGCGGGGCGTTCTTCTGCGATTGCCGCGAGTTCGTCGCAATCGACCGCGTTCGGGAGCACGAACGTGTGTGTCCGAGGTTCGATTTGGCGGACCGTTTCCGCCCATCTATCTGAGAGCAGCACGACTCGAGACGGCATGCGCAGGATCCAGCGGATCAGTCGCTTTGCGGTGGACCCGGATGTTGCGTACACGGGGTCGAAGTCACCCCCGTGGATACGCAGAATCGAAGGGCGACCAACGAGCTTCGCGCCGATTAGGACGGCCGAGTGTTTGAGGAGGTCGCGGCCGCTCACGGCGTGGACGTCGACCAGGCTGGCGCCGGAACGCAAGATGCGGACGATCGTCGTCATGCCCAGCCAGGCACCAAACGAGACGCGCAGGATCATGCCTCGGTCGGGCTGGTCCGGCCTGAGCGTGCTGACGATCTCCAGGTTGCAGCGTTCACTCAAACAGGAAGAAGTGACCGCTCGCATAGCGGCCGTGACGCCACAGGGGTGCGACGGGGGTGCAAAGGAGCCGAAGACGATGGCCGTCTGGCCCGGTACCGTCCCGCTCCCTCGATTGCCTCGCGATCGCATCGCCCAGTCCCCTTCCCAAGATCATGGCTGATCCGGTGGCTTCTTTACAATCGGTCGTGTACACACCTGAGCTGAGAGTTTCCCCTCACTCGCCCCCCCCAGAGTCCGGATTTCCCGACCGCGCGCCCTTGTACTCCATGAGCGTGCTCGCGCGGTGCAGTACGAATCGGTTCAGCAGGAACGTAGTGATGCCTTGCGCGGTCGGCAGCTTGCCCACGACACAAGACGCCCCGTAGAGCAGGGCGTCGGCTGACGGGGTTCCCCCCTGCCGCTGCCTGAGCGCAATCCTCAGAGCGAGTAGGGGGTACACGAGGAGAAGCACTAGGCTCGCTCCGGCCGTGACGGGGGCAGCGAGGAGAACGACCAGAGGCAGCGCACCTCCAAAGAAGAGGATGGAGACGATCTGCCGAGCCCAGGGAGATCGTGAACCCTTCTCTCGAAGAGTCTGCAGCTCGAGGTAGCTGTGACCCGACCGCACCTGGCGCGTCCACCACTGGTGAAAGTGAAACATCGCACTGTCGTGGATTGCCATGTCCCGGTCGAGGCGATAGACACCGAAGCCAGCTGCGCGAATGCGACTGCAGAGGTCGGGCTCTTCTCCGCCGATCATCTCCTCGTTGAAGCCGCCTACCCGCTCGAAGACGGTGCGGCGGACGATCATGTTGCCACCTGAGGAGTGCCCCTCCCCAACTGGCATGTTCTGCCACTCGAGATCAGCCAGACGGTTATAGACACTGGCGGACCGATCGCGTTCATGGAGCAAGCCCGACAATACTGCGACTCCGGGGCTCTCGAGAAAGAACTCTGCGGCTGCTTCGAGCCACCCGGGACAGATCTCGCAATCACCGTCCACGAACTGGATCAGCTGGAGGTCAGGCTCTACCTCGAGCAGTCGGTTTACTCCCGCGTTTCTGGCCCGAGCAGCAGTGAAGGGGATGCTCATGTCGAGTTCGACGACGATCGCGCCCCTTTCCTTCGCGATCCTTACGCTGGCATCCTGCGAGTCACTGTCCACGTACACTGTGGGGAGGCCGAGTGGACGAGTCGACTCCAAGCAGCGAACGAGCCTCTCCCCTTCATTACGACCGATGATGACGATCCCGGCTCCCACTTGACCGACTTGCTCAGTATTCATCCGTTCCCCATGCCGAGCCGACATCTCGCGCAGAACAGCGTCGCCCAGCAGCGTTCAAGTCTCATTGTTCGGGGCGTCCAGTGCTTGCCCGCACTGCCGCCGACCGCTGGTCCAGCCAGAGTTTCAATGTGAGGAGGCGCATGAAGTACTGGGTCGGCTGGCCCTCGCAGTACGTCGACACTTCGGTGTCGAATGTCCGTCCGGTAATCTCGCCAATCATCTCGCGCGTGGCTGGGTTCGGTCGCTGCCAGAGGGCTCTGATCTCGGGACTCGAGTGGATGTAGTAGGTCCAGTTGGGCCACGATTCCTGGGTGAGTGAGAATAGGAGTTCCAACGGGGGATTCGTGTCCGATAAGGGGATCACTTGACAAGTACCCCAGGGGGAGATCAAGGACGGATCGCCAACAGTGCAACCCCAGTGGGCCGCTCCGCATCTTGACGGAGAGGACACCGCCGAAACTCCTGCGCATGGCTTCGACGATGCGCCCGATCTCGAGCGGCGTTCGCATCAAGGCAGCGCCCGCACCCTTGCGGATGAATTTGGGAAACGG contains:
- a CDS encoding glycosyltransferase family 2 protein, which gives rise to MDSDSQDASVRIAKERGAIVVELDMSIPFTAARARNAGVNRLLEVEPDLQLIQFVDGDCEICPGWLEAAAEFFLESPGVAVLSGLLHERDRSASVYNRLADLEWQNMPVGEGHSSGGNMIVRRTVFERVGGFNEEMIGGEEPDLCSRIRAAGFGVYRLDRDMAIHDSAMFHFHQWWTRQVRSGHSYLELQTLREKGSRSPWARQIVSILFFGGALPLVVLLAAPVTAGASLVLLLVYPLLALRIALRQRQGGTPSADALLYGASCVVGKLPTAQGITTFLLNRFVLHRASTLMEYKGARSGNPDSGGGE
- a CDS encoding glycosyltransferase family 4 protein translates to MSERCNLEIVSTLRPDQPDRGMILRVSFGAWLGMTTIVRILRSGASLVDVHAVSGRDLLKHSAVLIGAKLVGRPSILRIHGGDFDPVYATSGSTAKRLIRWILRMPSRVVLLSDRWAETVRQIEPRTHTFVLPNAVDCDELAAIAEERPAEANSALMLGNLCERKGHFDALEALAAARKQHPSMELLLAGAERDEGAMAELEERARELGIEGSVHFLGPVFDQEKRSALKRAGIFLLPSHVENMPVSVMEAMGAGLPVIGSRVGAVPEMIEDGVTGFLMEARDRSSLKQRWIELLERPELRREMGMRGRDRAQQLWSRNLVGSRTADLYDELQPAG